The genomic segment AAAGGGACTATCTAAAGGCGCAGGTAGAATACCTAAAAAAGCGCAATCCCAATCTGCATCTGGGGGGAAGGTATGGAAAATAACTCGCTTTACGATCATAGACGAGCTGCGTAAAAAATATCCACTAACGTGGTTGGTAGAAATTGCGCAAGTGTCACGGTCGGGTTTTTACAAATGGCTTAGCACCAAAGGAAAGCCGTCAGCAAGAAATGAGTTAGATCAGATTCTGAAAAAGCATATGATGGCGATTCATTTGGAGCATCCATACTATGGTTATCCACGAATGCAGGTAGCATTAAAGAAGAAGGGATTGAATGCGAATCATAAGCGAATATACCGCCTGATGAAAGAATTAAACCTCCAATCCATCATCAGGAGGAAGCGCCGCTATTTTGGTAAAGCACCTTCGATTGTATATCCCAACTTACTTAACCGTAAGTTTAGAGCGGACAAGCCCAATGAGGTATTTGTAACAGATATTACGTATGTTGCACTTCATAACCGTTACTATTACCTTTCGGTCATTCAGGACCTTTTTAACAACGAAGTTGTTGCCTGGAAAGTTTCCAAGCGAAATGATTTACAACTTGTGTTAGACACTGTGGGGCAGCTAAACGAAGAAAGAGACGTGCTGAAAGCAACCCTACATTCAGATCAGGGCTTCCAATACACGTCTCGACAGTACAATAAGCGAATAAAGGAACTTGGCATAAGTGGCAGCCACTCTCGCAAAGGAAACTGCCTTGATAACGCCTGCATCGAATCCTTTTTCTCGCACCTCAAAACTGAGACATTGTACTTTACTGAGTGTAAGACAGAAGAAGATCTCTTTCAAGCCATTGAAAAATACATTTGGTTTTATAACCATGAACGGTTCCAGAAAAAATTAAACCAGTGTGCCCCGGTTGAATACCGAAACACACTGGCTGCTTAGGCTTTTTTAATTGTGTCTACTTGACAGGGGTAAGACCAATATCAAGGTTTTTTCTTTTTTTGTTGAGACGTGTAGCATGCTTGAAATGTATAACGTATATCAAATGACGAACGAAATAAGGGGGGATTTCTTTTGAAAAAAGTGATTGTAAGATGTATGGCTATGTTCTTGGCTATTTTCTTCAGCGGTTGCAGCTCAGATGCGGTCGTACAAAATCAGACAACCACGCCGCCTGCAAAAGAAGTAACGAACACTGGCACAGAACCGAAACAATCGGTAGATAACCCTTCAAGCTATAACCAAATCACGAGCTATATGGAAGAAGAAAGCAAGAAAGCTTTCTCCCCCTATTACGAGCTGCTCGAGTTTACCCTGTCGGATTATGAAGAGAAAACCGTTGACGGAAAAGTAGAAGCGATGTTCGGATATCAAGTGAAATACAAAAACTTTGAGAAGGACCCTGACACCGTGGACTACATCAAAGCGGCAAAAGAAAAGAACGATCCCAACTACCAACAGCTGTATGATGAATATTTGCAGCCCAAGGACATGAGCTTTCATTTGAAAGCCGTAGTTGAAGATGCGGACTCCATAACGCTTTACACCAATGTGAGTCCAAAAGGAGTTCAATGGGAAAAGGCAGTCATGTCTGATTTCATCCTTAAGAAATAGGATACCGACTTAACTGTAGGCCGCGTACTCTCGCGGTCTTATTCGTTTTTCTCGCACCAGTACTCGTACTCATTGTCGATCCATTCTTTGATATGATCGTAATTCTCCCAAGTATCTTCCACGTGATACACACTTGGTCTGCGGTTCGCCAACAAATCGCTACGGAGATCGAGGCCATCGCCCAACAAGTAAGCGATCAAAACAAGGAGTTGCGCGAGCAGATAGAAATAGTGGTCACTGAGACCAGGGCAGAACGTCATCGAAAAAAGGCTTTTGGGAACGTATCTTTGGCAAATAAAACGAGCGGATCGGATCGGTTCTTGCAGTTTGCTGAGACTGGCGGTAGACTCGGAGTTGTAAGGTAGATTAGGCGGTAGAAGTAAAAACCAATCTACGAATATTTGCGGTTAGAAGAATCCGATTCGTGGTCGGTTTTTTCTTTTTTAGTGAGCAGCATGATGGCCGTCATAATGGCTCTAGTAATCCCAGAACCAGCGTAGCTGTCACCAGGGGCAAAGTAGCAAGAATGGGTTCAATAGTGCAATATACCCAAGCCAGTCCTTTGAAGAGTTAGAAAAAAACGCCGAATTCGAACATTCGGGCGGTTAACTACAAATCCCTATTTTTTTTGATTTCCTCTAGCAACTTAATTATTTTTTCGTTTTGTTTGGCGATACTTCTTAAATTAAATGCAGCAGCTAACAAAAGAGCCAAGATTAAAGGCATATAGAAGACTTCCAAAACCGTCATCAGCTTCACCTCATTGAGTAGAATATCAGGTATACGTGAAATGAGCAATCCGTCTAAAGAATGGATTGCTCATTTTTTCCAAAATTACAACAAAGTCTCAGGTCCTTCTGGATCGATAGCATAAAAGGCTCTGGCTGCTTTTTTCTGATGAGGCATCATGTCAGTCATGATATTTAAGCATACAGTTGTCAAAGCATAAGTAGCAGCAATTCCAGCTAAGATACCAACGGAAAGTGCCAGAGGAGGATTCACACATATTGCTGCGATCACTGCGGAAAAACCAACACCTGGTACACCGAAGGAAATAGCAGTATCTAAATCTTCTTCAAGATTCGCTAAACTATCAATCGATTCAGCAAAATCACTCAGGTCATCTTCATTGTTATTATTTTCAAAGGTATTCTTAGTTTCACCCTCCCATTGGAGAGCCCAAAAATTCTGGTTGTCATAATAATCGTAGTAAATTTCATAGCTACCTTCGTATGACTCCACACTATTTTCATCATCTGGATCAATTGCCAATGCTTGCGCGGACTTTTTCTTTTGGTCGTAATTCTCTACATCAATGCTTGTTATTTCGCCATTTGTTTCGATCTCTAGCACGTTGGTATCTTTGTACAGGCGAGTGATTACTTCTTCATTATCAGTTGTAACTTTGGTCTCCCTGACATTCGCATCCTCTTTAATATACTCAATTTGGACATTTTCATTAGCAAACTCGTCCAGTTTCTGGAGTTCTTCATTCATTGTCTTTACATATTCGAGATTTGCTTCCTTAGCCGCGGTTATAGGGGCGAGCATGGCAGTAAAGGCAAAAGTGCTAATCACGGCAGTTGAAGCAATCTTTATGAAATTCTTTCTCAAATCTAACATTTTAGATTTCTCCTCTCAAATTGTTAATAAATTACATTTACTTAATAATAGGTAAATGCGTCGAGTAAATGTCAAAAATTGGATGAATTGAGTGATTAGTAGAAAGCATGATTCAAAACACCACGGTAGAGTACCAGCGTCCGTGACAGTGGGGCAAACATGTATAAAATACTAGCAATACAAGAACCCCGATCGACATGAAAAAAGCACCCCCTATTTGAAATGATCCCCTCATAGTGGACAGAAAAAAAGCAAGCACCCTACTCTGTCTATTATGGGGGGATTTTCTCATGGGAAAAATCAGAAGAACTTTTGACGCTGCCTTTAAGAAAAAAGCAGTGGATTTATTTGAGAGATGGAATGGGTTATAAAACCGTAGCAAAAAAATTAGGTATCGAGCCTTCTGTAGTGCGTCGGTGGGTTGAACATTATCAAGCGGAAGGAATGACGGGTCTTGAAGAGAAACGAGGAAAAGCAAAAGGGCCTGGTATAGGTAGACCCAGAATAAATTCGGAGGATCCTGAGACTAAAATCAAGAGATTGGAAGCGGAAAACGCATTGTTAAAAAAGCTCTTGCAGATGTGAAAGGAGCAATATGGTATCGTTGATTTTTTTATACAATTCGATCCCTGGTTCCTTCGGATTCTGGCCAACGTAGTCAGGGTTTTCAACGATGTCAGGAACGTACTAATGGTACGCTTCAAAAATGCCTTTACAATCAAACGCTTCTAGATAATGATACCGATACTCCCCCGTATCGAAATCGAAGTAAAACATCGCGAACTGGTTTCCTTCTTCATTCAGCATGTCTTTGGCAAATACCCCACCCGTCTTCTCATAAACTTCAGGACCAGTCATCTTCCTTTGTTTAAAATCAGCGATTAGGTTTTCGAAACTCTTTTTGAAATTCTCGCTAACCATATCATGTTCAATCAACCAGCCAATGAAAAAGCCTGTATGTACGTATGCCTGTTTTTGAGGAAGATCCTCTTCAAAGTTTTCGTAATGATATTTCGCTTTATCGTATACCGTTGTCACTAGCGAATCCTCGCTTTCTATTTGCTCATTTTCAAAAAATTATACAGGATAGATGTAAGGGTAAAAAGCCAAAAGAGGGTGAAGAAGGAAGGATAGGAATTTTGTAGCATTGCTATGACGCCAAGTGGTAGTATTTAACTGTTATATAGGAGAGAACCATTGGTTGGTTCATAGAGGGGTCATATTTCATGCGGAAATTGCTTGCCTATTTTCTTTGCGCTGTAATGATTAGTCTAGTAATCCTTCCTGTAGAGCCTGCGTCATCTAGAGGCTCAAGTTCATCTAGCTCCAGTAGTTCAGGCAGAAGCTCAGGATCGTCGAGTACAAGCTCATATTCGTCCGGCAAAAGTTCAGGATCATCGAGTACAAGCTCATATTCGTCCGGCAGAAGTTCAGGATCGTCGAGTACCAGCCCATATTCGTCGGGCAGAAGCTCGGGATCATCGAGTACAGGCTCATCCTCCTCCAGCAGAAGCTCATATTCTTCAGGAAAAAGCTCAAGCTCAACCAGCAAAAGTTCAAGCTCCACGATAAAAAGCGCAAAACCGTCAAGCGGCTTCAAATCATCCAAGCCGGTTAAAATCAAAAAGCATGACGATGACGACGATGACGAAGAGCAATTCGAGGAAGAAGAGGCTAGCCAAGAAGAGGAGACGAGTGAAGAAGCCGCTGCGGAAGAGGAAAGAATCAAGCGGAACGAACTCTTAATACAAATCGATAGTGGTATTGGACCATACCATTTACAACCGAATCAATTTTATCATACGACGATATGGGGTGACCCAACTCATAATGGCTCTCTATACTTTACCGTACATGATAACGGACAGTTAGAAGAGGTAGATGAGAGTGAGATAAATGGGGCAACAGTATTCAACATCCCATACAATTTCGATCCAACACCATTTGAAAAACAGTTTTATCTTCATAGTCTACCAACCAATCAAATCTATCTGACATCTTTTCAATATATGCAAATTTACTTGTTTTTACGCCCGGATGGTACCATTCAATGGCTCCCTCAATATGAAGCCTTTGAGAAAAACCTCCCCATCATAGAAGCAGAAGAGGTACTGCTGTCAGAGCAGACACTGGAAGTGCATAGCAACGAAATGGCCTTGCATAATTTCCCGAAAAACAAAGTCTATCGGAAGAATATTAATAGGATTCCCAGGTATTTTCTGTTCAATAATGAAGAAAATGTTCAATTAGTAGGAAAAAAAGAACTTAAGAACTATGAAGTTTTGGAATATGACCAAATGATTGAGCCGACTTCTTCTGATCTTATGGGAGAGATCAAAGAAAAAATCCAGGATTCAGGTGTGCCGACAGGGTACATATACCAGATGACAGTAAACAATGCCCCGCGATATTTTAACTATAATGGAAGCGGTTCGGTTGGGTTTGTAAAGAACCTGTCATCTGTTCAAGCAAATTATAAAGTTCGCGATTTTGAACAGGTTGTCCAAAAGATGCGGGAAGAAAAACAAGAGGAAGAGAAAAGGCAATCGATTTGGAAGCTGTATTTGATTACAGCCGGAGCGATTATGCTCGGCATTTTTCCTTTATCTTATTGGTTTATGAATAGAAAAAGAAAGAAGAAGAAGCAACCTCCTAACAAGATCATTACGAAAAGTACGAGAAAGAAAAAGAATGTAAAGCCTGTAAAGCCTGAAAGAACACCGATTCAACAGCCCCTACCCAAAAAGAAAGAAATAAGAGTAGAAGAAAAAAAGAAGTATGACGGCGGACTGTTTCAGCAATTTGAAGCCGCAAACAAAAAAGAACAGCCGAAAAGCGCTGGAAGCGGGCTGTTTGATCAATTTAATTCCTCCAAATAGAGACCATTAAAAAAGCAAAGCCCGTCCTCAGCCAAGCTGGAGACGGGTTATTCATTCCATTCTATAACGTATACTCGCTTAAAATAAACTGCGGAGCTAATAAATACTCGACGGGGTATAAATCATCTCTCCTTGTTAGTAACGCCTTCACTAACCCAATTTGATACTCTGCCGTTACTTCAATGACCACGAACGCATCCTGCTTCTCATTCAGAGGATAAATCACATTGCTCGAATCAAACACTTTGTGATCCATATCCAATGTAGCCAGGTGGTAGGGTTGGCCTTTCCACTCTGTGCGATAAACCGCAAACGCTTTATTTTCTAACAAGTGAACCAGCTTGTCTTTGGATAAATTCAGTTCAATTCCTGTCATGTAGCCTTGCTCATCGAGATCGTTCTGGTACTCTTCATCGATCTCATCGCCAACCGCCTTCTTATACGTTTTCGTGGATAATCGCATGTCATGCAACAGCTTTCCCCTGTTGAAATCAACGACTAACGGGATGTGCAACGAGGAAGGATCGACATAACGGCTAATCTGGTTATCCTTCTCCTTTTGATAATCTATGATTTCCTTATCGGGTGGTTGCAAATAAATATAGCCCATGCTGCAATAACCATCGCATGTAATAATCATGAGACTGCCCTCTCTTTCTTTAAATAATTCGACGAATGGTCAGAATTTTGTGCGTATGATAGAATGGTTTACCAACAAATGTGAATCGGAGGGAGCATGTCGGATGCAGAATGATAAGCGAATCAAATTCATTAACCCTGAAACAATGCCACCTACGTTTGGCTATACCCATGCGGTGGAGGTTCGGAACGTACGGACGATTTATGTATCGGGTCAGGTCGCTCTCAACAAGGACGGCCAAGTGGTCGGCACAGGCGATTTAGCGGCACAGACAAAACAAGTCTTTGAAAATATCCGATTCGCTCTGGAAGCGGCAGGAACCAGCTTTGATCATGTAGTGAAATTGACTTTTTTCGTGACCGACATTTCCAAAATGCACATTGTCCGTGAGATTCGAGATCAGTACGTGAATACAGAAACCCCGCCAGCGAGCTCAGCAGTGGAAGTGAGCAAGCTCATCAGAGACGAGTTGTTGATTGAGATTGAGGCCATCGCCGTAGCAGATATATAGTTGTCCCATCTCCCTTCTGTTCGATTATTCATCGTTCGGGAGGGTTTTTTTATGTTCTTTTGGGAAGATTATGGAGCGAGATAAGCGGATCGGAGTTGGTTGCATGAATTATATCATCGCAGGAATAGGTTTGATTACGGTATTTTTGCTTGCTTGGCTGGCAAGTAGCGATAAAAAGCACATTCGGTATCGCCCTATCCTCATCATGATTCTGATTCAGATCGTGTTTGGCTTGCTGCTGTTGCGAACCAATATTGGACTCATTCTCATATCAGGCATTGCCAGCAGCTTTTCCGTACTCCTGGACTATGCTTACGAAGGGATCAATTTTGTTTTCGGTGGCATTGCGAATCCGGATGCGTCGCCGTTTTTCTTGCAAGTTTTGCTGCCCATTGTGTTTGTATCCGCACTGATAGGCATTCTGCAGTACACGAGGATCCTGCCTTTATTTATCCATTATGTAGGATTCGTATTGAGCAAAGTGAATGGCATGGGAAAATTGGAGTCGTATAATGCGATTGCTTCGGCGATTGTCGGGCAGTCCGAAGTGTTTATTACCGTGAAAAAACAGCTCGGCGCCATACCGGAAAACAGGCTGTACACACTGTGCGCCTCTGCAATGTCCACCGTGTCTATGTCGATCGTGGGTTCCTTCATGACCATGCTCAAACCGGAGTATGTAGTAGCTGCGTTGGTACTCAACCTATTTGGTGGTTTTATCATTGCTTCCATTATTACGCCGTATGAAGTGAAGCCGGAAGATGACTTGCTCGATCAAGAAAAAGAAGAGAAACAGGCTTTCTTTGAAATGCTCGGGGAGTACATTCTGGATGGATTTAAAGTAGCCGTGGTTGTTGCCGCGATGTTGCTCGGATTTATTGCACTCATTGCGATGGTGAACGGGTTGTTCACTGCGGTATTCGGTATCTCGTTCCAAGCGTTGTTAGGATATGTCTTTGCTCCGCTCGCTTTTCTTATGGGGGTTCCTTGGCATGAAGCTGTACAAGCAGGAAGTATCATGGCGACTAAAATAGTGGCGAACGAGTTTGTCGCCATCCTCGACTTTACGAAGATTCAAGGTCAGTTGAGCGAAAGAACGGTGGCCATCGTGTCAGTGTTTTTGATTTCGTTTGCGAACTTTGGCTCCATCGGGACAATTGTTGGCGCGGTAAAAGGCTTGAATGAAAGGCAAGGGAATGTCGTCGCCCGGTTTGGATTGAGGCTGTTGTATGGGGCAACACTCGTCAGCATTTTGTCAGGAATTATCATCAGCATTGTGGTGTGAAGGGGGACCCTTTCGGGGGTCTTTTTTTTGTTAGGTACCGTTTCGTAACCAAATGATGGGAAGCAGCGTCTATCAATTGAGATATTCGTCTTTATTTCTCGGGTCGTATCCTTCATCAAAGGAATGGGAATCACG from the Brevibacillus brevis genome contains:
- a CDS encoding geobacillin-26 family protein (This protein is homologous to geobacillin 26, a large bacteriocin (245 amino acids) that was found in the thermophile Geobacillus sp. 15, and that has an unknown mechanism of action.) is translated as MLDLRKNFIKIASTAVISTFAFTAMLAPITAAKEANLEYVKTMNEELQKLDEFANENVQIEYIKEDANVRETKVTTDNEEVITRLYKDTNVLEIETNGEITSIDVENYDQKKKSAQALAIDPDDENSVESYEGSYEIYYDYYDNQNFWALQWEGETKNTFENNNNEDDLSDFAESIDSLANLEEDLDTAISFGVPGVGFSAVIAAICVNPPLALSVGILAGIAATYALTTVCLNIMTDMMPHQKKAARAFYAIDPEGPETLL
- a CDS encoding NupC/NupG family nucleoside CNT transporter, with the translated sequence MNYIIAGIGLITVFLLAWLASSDKKHIRYRPILIMILIQIVFGLLLLRTNIGLILISGIASSFSVLLDYAYEGINFVFGGIANPDASPFFLQVLLPIVFVSALIGILQYTRILPLFIHYVGFVLSKVNGMGKLESYNAIASAIVGQSEVFITVKKQLGAIPENRLYTLCASAMSTVSMSIVGSFMTMLKPEYVVAALVLNLFGGFIIASIITPYEVKPEDDLLDQEKEEKQAFFEMLGEYILDGFKVAVVVAAMLLGFIALIAMVNGLFTAVFGISFQALLGYVFAPLAFLMGVPWHEAVQAGSIMATKIVANEFVAILDFTKIQGQLSERTVAIVSVFLISFANFGSIGTIVGAVKGLNERQGNVVARFGLRLLYGATLVSILSGIIISIVV
- a CDS encoding DUF7832 domain-containing protein — its product is MTTVYDKAKYHYENFEEDLPQKQAYVHTGFFIGWLIEHDMVSENFKKSFENLIADFKQRKMTGPEVYEKTGGVFAKDMLNEEGNQFAMFYFDFDTGEYRYHYLEAFDCKGIFEAYH
- a CDS encoding helix-turn-helix domain-containing protein, whose protein sequence is MTLPLRKKQWIYLRDGMGYKTVAKKLGIEPSVVRRWVEHYQAEGMTGLEEKRGKAKGPGIGRPRINSEDPETKIKRLEAENALLKKLLQM
- a CDS encoding IS3 family transposase (programmed frameshift): MAKKGQTFKRYSEEFKLRAVNMYQQGEMGYKAIAKELGIPSKTQVLQWVRKKNKGEGFVDQRGKNGSSDTPFVGRPRTKFATVEEERDYLKAQVEYPKKAQSQSASGGKVWKITRFTIIDELRKKYPLTWLVEIAQVSRSGFYKWLSTKGKPSARNELDQILKKHMMAIHLEHPYYGYPRMQVALKKKGLNANHKRIYRLMKELNLQSIIRRKRRYFGKAPSIVYPNLLNRKFRADKPNEVFVTDITYVALHNRYYYLSVIQDLFNNEVVAWKVSKRNDLQLVLDTVGQLNEERDVLKATLHSDQGFQYTSRQYNKRIKELGISGSHSRKGNCLDNACIESFFSHLKTETLYFTECKTEEDLFQAIEKYIWFYNHERFQKKLNQCAPVEYRNTLAA
- a CDS encoding RidA family protein, which gives rise to MQNDKRIKFINPETMPPTFGYTHAVEVRNVRTIYVSGQVALNKDGQVVGTGDLAAQTKQVFENIRFALEAAGTSFDHVVKLTFFVTDISKMHIVREIRDQYVNTETPPASSAVEVSKLIRDELLIEIEAIAVADI